From Mya arenaria isolate MELC-2E11 chromosome 12, ASM2691426v1, the proteins below share one genomic window:
- the LOC128210657 gene encoding neuronal acetylcholine receptor subunit alpha-6-like, producing MTLSTPVEFTVLIDSKMFVTVSSNGLALAFNGEVLESNCEFNMQFWPFDKQICDVCFVPMGYHPDEVQSNIPDPGITLFKTGNAEWIIEKTSYFITNRYSLSEPCFRFYLRRKSTFYMLTIIVPIAGMIITSSLVFLLPNESGERISYSITIMLALAVFQTVVADEMPKTSEPTAVICVFLLMGMIVSMLSMVIVILNMRLHQKSDTSRLGSWYTLFVKIMARQGCKGHCRNNRVEDDVNEDNTMAANNAFATEKMGKSRKFIDSKADKNGLVFVEPIDNNVDNENNFETVTWKDVSHAVDNMCFIVIAVFTTVGSICCLIYMADSSTYVKP from the coding sequence ATGACACTTTCAACCCCAGTCGAGTTCACGGTGTTGATTGACTCTAAAATGTTTGTCACCGTGTCGTCAAATGGGTTGGCATTGGCATTCAATGGAGAAGTCTTAGAAAGTAACTGTGAATTTAACATGCAGTTTTGGccttttgataaacaaatatgtgatgtCTGCTTTGTTCCTATGGGTTATCACCCCGATGAGGTGCAGTCAAATATTCCAGATCCGGGGATAACTCTTTTTAAGACCGGAAATGCTGAGTGGATCATTGAAAAGACTAGTTATTTCATTACCAATCGATACAGTCTGTCCGAGCCATGTTTCCGGTTCTATCTTAGACGAAAATCTACTTTCTACATGTTAACTATCATCGTTCCTATCGCGGGGATGATCATCACGAGTTCCCTCGTGTTTTTGCTACCAAACGAGTCAGGCGAACGAATCAGTTATTCGATTACCATCATGCTAGCTCTGGCCGTGTTTCAAACAGTCGTCGCTGATGAAATGCCGAAAACTTCTGAACCAACTGCCGTCATATGCGTATTTTTACTGATGGGCATGATCGTTAGCATGTTATCCATGGTGATAGTAATTCTGAATATGAGACTTCACCAAAAGAGCGACACGTCGCGCTTGGGCTCATGGTATACTCTTTTTGTAAAGATCATGGCACGTCAAGGCTGTAAGGGTCATTGTAGGAACAACCGTGTAGAAGACGATGTTAATGAAGACAACACGATGGCAGCAAACAATGCATTTGCAACGGAAAAGATGGGAAAATCCCGAAAGTTTATCGATTCAAAAGCTGACAAAAATGGTTTGGTGTTTGTAGAACCTATTGACAATAATGTagataatgaaaacaattttgaaactgTTACTTGGAAAGATGTTAGCCATGCTGTGGACAATATGTGCTTCATTGTCATTGCTGTGTTTACAACAGTGGGATCTATCTGTTGCCTGATATACATGGCAGATTCATCCACGTATGTGAAGCCTTGA